A genomic region of Mycobacterium sp. Aquia_213 contains the following coding sequences:
- a CDS encoding maleylpyruvate isomerase family mycothiol-dependent enzyme translates to MDDGVAELHLAVCRRFGQAVASADGKWDRRSPCEAWDARAVLEHVIGFHDVLLLRPLGLKPHRPDDPQARWQLTYASLTAALESGSAAELDAYRLMPNLTRDVLVHCWDLARAVGADDRLDARWCELCYAGLPVDPRELAASGMFGAPVAPSSDSDVQAKLLARLGRDPAWQPERTSS, encoded by the coding sequence GTGGATGACGGCGTAGCCGAACTGCATCTGGCCGTGTGTCGACGGTTCGGCCAGGCGGTCGCGTCGGCCGATGGCAAGTGGGATCGTCGCAGCCCGTGCGAGGCTTGGGACGCCCGGGCGGTGCTCGAGCACGTTATCGGCTTCCACGACGTACTTCTGTTGCGGCCGTTGGGATTAAAGCCCCATCGGCCCGACGATCCGCAAGCGCGGTGGCAACTGACCTATGCGTCGCTGACAGCGGCTCTTGAATCCGGCAGCGCGGCAGAACTGGATGCGTATCGGCTGATGCCGAACCTGACCCGCGACGTCCTGGTCCACTGCTGGGATCTCGCTCGCGCGGTCGGGGCCGACGATCGCTTGGATGCCCGGTGGTGCGAGCTCTGCTATGCCGGACTCCCGGTGGATCCCCGCGAATTGGCCGCGTCGGGAATGTTCGGTGCTCCCGTCGCGCCGAGCAGCGACAGTGATGTGCAGGCCAAACTCCTTGCGCGCCTTGGTCGTGATCCCGCATGGCAGCCGGAGCGCACTAGCTCATAG